A single Desulfovibrio piger DNA region contains:
- the rimO gene encoding 30S ribosomal protein S12 methylthiotransferase RimO: MTVHSFSSAAGAAAPLTRARASGSLPVWSLSLGCPKNRVDTEHLLGSLGMPVRSVEHMGRARLVFINTCGFIEPAVRESIRSVLDAVERLGRCKRRPLLAVAGCMVGRYGVRDLAADLPEVDLWLPTSELEHWPGMVREALGLPAAPAAPGRLLSTGPSYAWLKVGEGCRHKCAFCTIPSIRGPLRSVPAADLREEARGLLAGGVRELVLVAQDLTSWGSDFDTPQSLPRLLDELLPLDRLTWLRLLYLYPSGVTPELLRYMREAGPQLLPYFDIPLQHAHPEVLTRMGRPFAHDPRRVVDRVREALPGAALRTTFIVGYPGETEEHFQALCRFVEETRFRHLGVFAYQAEEGTPAAAMPDQVPVEVREERRAALMEIQAGISEQQLQEVVGRTMPVLVDAPHDEWPGLHVGRVWFQAPEVDGITYVSGPGVAPGALVQGDIVESSTYDLTALA, translated from the coding sequence ATGACCGTCCATTCCTTTTCTTCCGCAGCCGGAGCGGCCGCGCCCCTGACGCGCGCCCGTGCGTCCGGCTCTTTGCCGGTGTGGTCCCTGAGCCTGGGCTGTCCCAAGAACCGTGTGGATACCGAGCATCTGCTGGGCTCGCTGGGCATGCCCGTGCGCAGCGTGGAACACATGGGCCGGGCACGCCTGGTCTTCATCAATACCTGCGGTTTCATCGAACCTGCCGTGCGCGAGTCCATCCGCTCCGTCCTCGATGCCGTGGAGCGCCTGGGCCGCTGCAAGCGCCGCCCCCTGCTGGCCGTGGCCGGCTGCATGGTGGGGCGCTACGGCGTCAGGGATCTGGCCGCCGACCTGCCCGAGGTGGACCTGTGGCTGCCCACCAGCGAGCTGGAGCACTGGCCCGGCATGGTGCGCGAGGCCCTGGGCCTGCCCGCCGCGCCCGCGGCGCCGGGCCGCCTGCTCTCCACGGGCCCGTCCTATGCCTGGCTCAAGGTGGGCGAGGGCTGCCGCCACAAGTGCGCCTTCTGCACCATCCCTTCCATCAGGGGCCCGCTGCGCTCGGTGCCCGCCGCCGACCTGCGCGAGGAGGCCCGCGGCCTGCTGGCCGGCGGGGTGCGCGAACTGGTCCTGGTGGCCCAGGACCTGACCTCGTGGGGCAGCGACTTCGACACGCCCCAGAGCCTGCCCCGACTGCTGGACGAGCTGCTGCCCCTGGACCGCCTGACCTGGCTGCGCCTGCTCTACCTCTACCCCAGCGGCGTCACGCCCGAACTGCTGCGCTACATGCGCGAGGCCGGGCCGCAGCTGCTGCCCTACTTCGACATCCCCCTGCAGCACGCCCATCCCGAGGTGCTGACCCGCATGGGCCGCCCCTTCGCCCATGATCCCCGCCGCGTGGTGGACCGCGTGCGCGAGGCCCTGCCCGGGGCCGCCCTGCGCACTACCTTCATCGTGGGCTATCCCGGCGAGACCGAGGAACATTTCCAGGCCCTGTGCCGTTTCGTGGAGGAGACACGCTTCCGCCATCTGGGGGTCTTCGCCTATCAGGCCGAGGAGGGCACGCCCGCGGCGGCCATGCCCGACCAGGTGCCCGTGGAAGTACGCGAGGAACGCCGCGCCGCGCTCATGGAGATACAGGCCGGCATCAGCGAGCAGCAGTTGCAGGAAGTGGTGGGCCGGACCATGCCGGTGCTGGTGGACGCGCCCCATGACGAATGGCCGGGCCTGCATGTGGGCCGCGTCTGGTTCCAGGCGCCCGAAGTGGACGGCATCACCTATGTGAGCGGCCCGGGTGTGGCCCCCGGTGCGCTGGTGCAGGGCGACATCGTGGAGAGCAGCACCTACGATCTGACAGCCCTGGCCTGA
- the metK gene encoding methionine adenosyltransferase, protein MQTKGKYFFTSESVTEGHPDKVADQISDAVLDTLLAQDPDAHVACETLVTTGMAVIAGEISTTGYADLPHVVRETIREIGYTSSDMGFDADTCAVISSIDHQSPDIAQGVLRAAPEDQGAGDQGMMFGFACSETPTLMPAPIFWAHQLSQQLTRVRKDGTVPFFRPDGKTQVSFEYMDGKPVRINNVVVSTQHAASASQADIIEAVKKHVIRPVLEPSGYFDEKDCEIFINTTGRFVVGGPMGDCGLTGRKIIQDTYGGSGHHGGGAFSGKDPSKVDRSGAYMGRYIAKNVVAAGLAPVCEVQIAYCIGVADPVSVLVSSQGTSDIPDEVLTRAVREVFDMRPYFITKRLDLKRPIYSKTSCYGHFGRELPEFTWEKTDAVADLRTAAKV, encoded by the coding sequence ATGCAAACCAAGGGCAAATATTTCTTCACCTCCGAGTCCGTGACCGAAGGCCATCCCGACAAGGTGGCGGACCAGATCTCCGACGCCGTCCTGGACACCCTGCTGGCCCAGGACCCCGATGCCCATGTGGCCTGCGAGACCCTGGTGACCACCGGCATGGCGGTCATCGCCGGCGAGATCAGCACCACGGGCTACGCCGACCTGCCCCACGTGGTGCGCGAGACCATCCGCGAGATCGGCTACACCAGCTCCGACATGGGCTTCGACGCCGACACCTGCGCCGTGATCTCCTCCATCGACCACCAGTCCCCGGACATCGCCCAGGGCGTGCTGCGTGCCGCTCCCGAAGACCAGGGCGCCGGTGACCAGGGCATGATGTTCGGCTTTGCCTGCAGCGAGACCCCCACCCTCATGCCCGCCCCCATCTTCTGGGCCCACCAGCTCTCCCAGCAGCTGACCAGGGTGCGCAAGGACGGCACCGTGCCCTTCTTCCGCCCCGACGGCAAGACCCAGGTCTCCTTCGAATACATGGACGGCAAGCCCGTGCGCATCAACAACGTGGTGGTCTCCACCCAGCACGCCGCCTCCGCCTCCCAGGCCGACATCATCGAAGCCGTGAAGAAGCACGTGATCCGTCCCGTGCTGGAGCCCTCCGGCTACTTTGATGAAAAGGACTGCGAGATCTTCATCAACACCACCGGCCGCTTCGTGGTGGGCGGCCCCATGGGCGACTGCGGCCTCACCGGCCGCAAGATCATCCAGGACACCTACGGCGGCAGCGGCCATCACGGCGGCGGCGCCTTCTCCGGCAAGGACCCCTCCAAGGTGGACCGTTCCGGCGCCTACATGGGCCGCTACATCGCCAAGAACGTGGTGGCCGCCGGTCTGGCCCCGGTGTGCGAAGTCCAGATCGCCTACTGCATCGGCGTGGCCGATCCGGTGAGCGTGCTGGTCTCCTCCCAGGGCACCAGCGACATCCCCGACGAAGTGCTGACCAGGGCCGTGCGTGAAGTCTTCGACATGCGCCCCTACTTCATCACCAAGCGTCTGGACCTCAAGCGTCCCATCTACTCCAAGACCTCCTGCTACGGCCACTTCGGCCGCGAGCTGCCCGAGTTCACCTGGGAAAAGACCGACGCCGTGGCCGACCTGCGCACCGCCGCCAAGGTCTAG
- the aroC gene encoding chorismate synthase: MAGNSFGRILRLTSYGESHGPGLGGVLDGCPAGLPLGEEDLQRELDLRKPGQGATATKRKESDTVRILSGVFQGLTTGTPIAFHIANEDQRSRDYGNLAQVFRPGHADWGFFKKFHGIRDYRGGGRSSGRETVARVAAGAIAKKLLATRGIRIVAGAVELGGIAVPPAAYDLDAALSRPFFAAADSVVPLWEERVATARAAGDTLGGVVQVVARNVPAGLGEPCFDKLDARLAYALMGVGAVKAVEVGEGFAAARLTGSQNNDPMLPGGRFASNHAGGILGGISSGQDIVLRVGVKPIASIAQEQRTIDVHDQPATVRIGGRHDLAAIPRIVPVLTAMTALVLADALLLQERMAVLPVPDGVDWF; encoded by the coding sequence ATGGCGGGCAATTCCTTCGGGCGCATCCTGCGCCTCACTTCTTACGGCGAATCCCACGGGCCCGGCCTGGGCGGCGTGCTGGACGGCTGCCCCGCGGGCCTGCCCCTGGGCGAGGAAGACCTGCAGCGCGAGCTGGACCTGCGCAAGCCCGGACAGGGCGCCACGGCCACCAAACGCAAGGAATCCGATACCGTCCGCATCCTTTCCGGCGTGTTCCAGGGCCTGACCACGGGCACGCCCATCGCCTTCCACATCGCCAACGAGGACCAGCGCTCCCGCGATTACGGCAACCTGGCCCAGGTCTTCCGTCCCGGGCACGCGGACTGGGGCTTCTTCAAGAAGTTCCACGGCATCCGCGACTATCGCGGCGGCGGCCGCTCCTCCGGGCGCGAGACCGTGGCCCGCGTGGCGGCCGGGGCCATCGCCAAAAAGCTGCTGGCCACGCGCGGCATCCGGATCGTGGCCGGGGCCGTGGAGCTGGGCGGCATCGCCGTGCCCCCCGCAGCGTACGACCTGGACGCGGCCCTGTCCCGTCCTTTCTTCGCCGCCGCCGACAGCGTGGTCCCGCTCTGGGAAGAGCGCGTCGCCACGGCCCGTGCCGCCGGGGACACCCTGGGCGGCGTGGTGCAGGTGGTGGCCCGCAACGTGCCCGCCGGTCTGGGCGAGCCCTGCTTCGACAAGCTGGACGCCCGGCTGGCCTACGCCCTCATGGGCGTGGGCGCGGTCAAGGCCGTGGAGGTGGGCGAAGGCTTTGCCGCCGCGCGCCTCACCGGCTCGCAGAACAATGATCCCATGCTGCCCGGCGGCCGCTTTGCCAGCAACCATGCGGGCGGCATCCTGGGCGGCATCTCCAGCGGCCAGGACATCGTGCTGCGCGTGGGGGTCAAACCCATCGCCTCCATCGCGCAGGAACAGCGGACCATCGACGTCCACGACCAGCCCGCCACGGTGCGCATCGGCGGCCGTCACGACCTGGCGGCCATCCCGCGCATCGTGCCCGTGCTCACGGCCATGACCGCCCTGGTGCTGGCCGACGCCCTGCTGCTGCAGGAGCGCATGGCCGTCCTGCCCGTGCCCGACGGCGTGGACTGGTTTTGA
- a CDS encoding ATP-dependent RecD-like DNA helicase produces MSDELPLLRDPDAAELTGTLERVVFHNEENGYTVLRLLPDRALPVEARVKGAPSRTVSRDPVTCVGHMVNPQAGVQLRVSGRWVNNARFGRQLAFDMAEEMLPATSEGIRLYLASGLIKGVGEEMAGRIVAAFGTDTIRVLDEEPERLLKIKGVGKKSFEKIRDSWAEHRGIRDLLLFLQPHGITPAYAVRIYRAYGGEALNVVRENPYRLAMDIRGIGFVTADAAARKLGFAEDHPLRIQAGLLYVLQKATDDGNVFLPEEELLDQACRQLDVDRDLARQAVLALEQEERVVRESLDELPGRLPAVFREDGDEAEAPEVAVYLRRYHHYESRTAFYLHRLLHSPKAVRFAEPDALVEKVTESLSISLAPEQLEAVRTAARSKVMVLTGGPGTGKTTIINAIIRLFAEVKARILLAAPTGRAAKRMSETSGREARTIHRLLEYSPQEDGFARNEDNPLACGLLVVDEASMMDTLLFYHLLKAVPLGATVVLVGDVHQLPSVGPGNVLADIIASGAVPVVELTEIFRQSAESEIICNAHLINKGQVPSLESSRDRLSDFYFIHQNDPERAADMVVDLVRNHIPRRFGLDPVNDIQVLTPMHKGAVGAAQLNLRLQASLNPNGLEVRRGDRSFRLHDKVMQIRNNYDKDVFNGDVGRIVFLDGKERTLSVRYDDRVVPYDFDELDELTPAYAISIHKSQGSEYPAVVIPLMMQHYVLLQRNLVYTGVTRGKKLVVLVGESRALHMAVKNNRTRTRHTRLALRLQPLT; encoded by the coding sequence ATGTCTGACGAACTCCCCCTGCTGCGCGATCCCGATGCCGCCGAACTCACCGGCACGCTGGAACGGGTGGTCTTCCACAACGAAGAGAACGGCTATACCGTGCTGCGCCTGCTGCCCGACAGGGCCCTGCCCGTGGAGGCCAGGGTCAAGGGCGCGCCCAGCCGCACGGTGAGCCGCGATCCCGTGACCTGCGTGGGCCACATGGTCAACCCGCAGGCCGGGGTGCAGCTGCGGGTCAGCGGCCGCTGGGTCAACAACGCGCGCTTCGGCCGCCAGCTGGCCTTCGACATGGCCGAGGAGATGCTGCCCGCCACCAGCGAGGGCATCCGCCTGTACCTGGCCTCGGGCCTCATCAAGGGCGTGGGCGAGGAGATGGCCGGGCGCATCGTGGCCGCCTTCGGCACGGACACCATCCGCGTGCTGGACGAAGAGCCAGAACGCCTGCTCAAGATCAAGGGCGTGGGCAAGAAGAGCTTCGAGAAGATCAGGGACAGCTGGGCCGAGCACCGGGGCATCCGCGACCTGCTGCTCTTTTTGCAGCCCCACGGCATCACGCCCGCCTATGCCGTGCGCATCTACCGCGCCTACGGCGGCGAGGCCCTCAACGTGGTGCGCGAGAACCCCTACCGTCTGGCCATGGACATCCGGGGCATCGGCTTCGTGACGGCCGACGCCGCGGCCCGCAAGCTGGGCTTTGCCGAGGATCATCCCCTGCGCATCCAGGCCGGGCTGCTCTATGTGCTGCAAAAGGCCACGGACGACGGCAACGTCTTCCTGCCCGAGGAGGAACTGCTGGACCAGGCCTGCCGGCAGCTGGACGTGGACCGCGACCTGGCCCGGCAGGCCGTGCTGGCCCTGGAGCAGGAAGAGCGCGTGGTGCGCGAGAGCCTGGACGAACTGCCCGGGCGCCTGCCCGCGGTCTTCCGCGAGGACGGCGACGAGGCGGAAGCGCCGGAAGTGGCCGTCTACCTGCGCCGCTACCATCATTATGAATCCAGGACGGCCTTCTATCTGCACCGTCTGCTGCACTCGCCCAAGGCCGTGCGCTTTGCCGAGCCCGACGCCCTGGTGGAGAAGGTCACGGAATCCCTGTCCATCAGCCTGGCCCCGGAACAGCTGGAGGCCGTGCGCACCGCGGCGCGCAGCAAGGTCATGGTGCTCACCGGCGGCCCCGGCACGGGCAAGACCACCATCATCAACGCCATCATCCGCCTGTTCGCCGAGGTCAAGGCCAGGATCCTGCTGGCCGCGCCCACGGGCCGCGCCGCCAAGCGCATGAGCGAGACCTCGGGCCGCGAGGCCCGCACCATCCACCGCCTGCTGGAATACAGCCCGCAGGAGGACGGCTTTGCCCGCAACGAGGACAACCCGCTGGCCTGCGGCCTGCTGGTGGTGGACGAGGCCTCCATGATGGACACCCTGCTCTTCTACCACCTGCTCAAGGCCGTGCCCCTGGGCGCCACCGTGGTGCTGGTGGGCGACGTGCACCAGCTGCCCTCCGTGGGGCCGGGCAACGTGCTGGCCGACATCATCGCCTCCGGGGCGGTGCCCGTGGTGGAGCTGACCGAGATCTTCCGCCAGTCGGCGGAAAGCGAGATCATCTGCAACGCCCACCTCATCAATAAGGGGCAGGTGCCCTCGCTGGAATCCAGCAGGGACAGGCTCTCGGATTTCTATTTCATCCACCAGAACGACCCGGAACGCGCCGCCGACATGGTGGTGGATCTGGTGCGCAACCACATCCCGCGCCGCTTCGGCCTGGACCCGGTCAACGACATCCAGGTGCTCACGCCCATGCACAAGGGGGCCGTGGGCGCGGCGCAGCTCAACCTGCGCCTGCAGGCCAGCCTCAACCCCAACGGGCTGGAAGTGCGGCGCGGCGACCGCAGCTTCCGCCTGCACGACAAGGTCATGCAGATCCGCAACAACTACGACAAGGACGTCTTCAACGGCGACGTGGGCCGCATCGTCTTCCTGGACGGCAAGGAACGGACCCTGAGCGTGCGCTATGACGACCGTGTGGTGCCCTATGACTTCGATGAGCTGGACGAGCTGACGCCCGCCTACGCCATCTCCATCCACAAGTCGCAGGGCTCGGAATACCCCGCCGTGGTCATCCCGCTGATGATGCAGCATTATGTGCTGCTGCAGCGCAACCTGGTCTACACCGGCGTCACGCGCGGCAAAAAGCTGGTGGTGCTGGTGGGCGAGAGCCGCGCCCTGCACATGGCCGTCAAGAACAACAGGACCCGCACCCGCCACACCCGCCTTGCCCTGCGCCTGCAGCCGTTGACATAG
- the panC gene encoding pantoate--beta-alanine ligase, which translates to MQIFTTPQDLAAQCRSWHAAGEDIALVPTMGYYHAGHEALMDQGRGLAKRLVVSLFVNPAQFGPNEDLAAYPRDIERDTRIAAAHGADAIFIPEPASMYAEDHATWVEVPALSRIMCGLSRPTHFRGVCTVVLKLFMLTQADVAVFGQKDWQQQAILRRMVRDLNVPVRIETCPIVREEDGLALSSRNVYLTEEERRQAPWIHRGLQLARDMAQKGQTHAKILREAALCTWADHLTLGRLDYLSVVDPVSMEPLDTVDGPALMACAIRMGKARLIDNILLRD; encoded by the coding sequence ATGCAGATATTCACCACTCCCCAAGATCTGGCGGCCCAGTGCCGCTCCTGGCACGCGGCCGGCGAGGACATCGCCCTTGTGCCCACCATGGGCTATTACCATGCCGGTCACGAGGCGCTCATGGACCAGGGCCGCGGCCTTGCCAAGCGTCTTGTGGTCAGCCTTTTCGTGAACCCCGCCCAGTTCGGCCCCAATGAAGACCTTGCGGCCTATCCGCGCGACATCGAGCGCGACACGCGGATCGCCGCCGCCCACGGCGCGGACGCCATCTTCATCCCCGAGCCCGCGTCCATGTACGCGGAAGACCACGCCACCTGGGTGGAGGTCCCGGCCCTTTCCCGCATCATGTGCGGCCTGAGCCGTCCCACCCATTTCCGCGGTGTGTGCACGGTGGTGCTGAAGCTGTTCATGCTCACCCAGGCCGACGTGGCCGTCTTCGGCCAGAAGGACTGGCAGCAGCAGGCCATCCTGCGCCGCATGGTGCGCGACCTCAACGTGCCGGTGCGTATCGAGACCTGTCCCATCGTGCGCGAGGAAGACGGCCTGGCCCTCTCCTCCCGCAATGTCTACCTCACCGAGGAAGAACGCCGCCAGGCCCCGTGGATCCACCGCGGCCTGCAGCTGGCCCGCGACATGGCCCAGAAGGGGCAGACCCACGCCAAGATCCTGCGCGAGGCCGCCCTCTGCACCTGGGCGGACCACCTGACCCTGGGCCGTCTGGACTATCTCAGCGTGGTGGACCCCGTGTCCATGGAGCCCCTGGACACCGTGGACGGCCCGGCCCTCATGGCCTGTGCCATCCGCATGGGCAAGGCCCGCCTGATCGACAACATCCTGCTCAGGGACTAG
- a CDS encoding Na+/H+ antiporter NhaC family protein, producing the protein MNPQTHTAPQEQPEAPASFAAILPLLLFLLIFIGTGVSLSLTGVDMAFYQLSATVAILPAIALALMQGRARLAKKITIFLTGVGEINIITMCMIYLLAGGFAATATAIGSVDATVNFGLSLVPPAFILPGLFLIGAFVSTAMGTSMGTVAAITPIALGVAAQTSIEVPVLMGVVLGGAMFGDNLSMISDTTIAATRTQGCEMGDKFRMNFLIVLPAALLTVALLWFSASGGTEVALHDFELVRVLPYMAVLVLALTGLNAFIVLAAGILLSGLVGLFCGIPGAEGQIVPYSLLRWGQDIYKGFTGMNEIMVLSMLIGGLGELIRYHGGIAWLLARVDGLARRLAGKDGRKGSSRVGESCIALLASLADICTANNTVAIILTGGLAREIALKNGIDPRRSASLLDIFSCVFQGLIPWAAQLLLAGSLSRISPLEITINNWYCMLLAVAGTLAIILGLPRVKARSTEV; encoded by the coding sequence ATGAACCCGCAAACCCACACGGCCCCGCAGGAACAGCCGGAAGCGCCGGCTTCCTTTGCCGCCATCCTGCCCCTGCTGCTCTTTTTGCTCATCTTCATCGGCACGGGCGTCAGCCTGAGCCTGACCGGCGTGGACATGGCCTTCTACCAGCTCTCCGCCACCGTGGCCATCCTGCCCGCCATCGCCCTGGCCCTGATGCAGGGCCGGGCCCGTCTGGCCAAGAAGATCACCATCTTCCTCACCGGCGTGGGCGAGATCAACATCATCACCATGTGCATGATCTACCTGCTGGCGGGCGGTTTCGCCGCCACGGCCACGGCCATCGGCAGTGTCGACGCCACGGTGAATTTCGGCCTTTCGCTGGTGCCCCCGGCCTTCATCCTGCCCGGCCTGTTCCTCATCGGCGCCTTCGTGTCCACGGCCATGGGCACCAGCATGGGCACCGTGGCCGCCATCACGCCCATCGCCCTGGGCGTGGCCGCCCAGACCAGCATCGAGGTGCCCGTGCTCATGGGCGTGGTGCTGGGCGGGGCCATGTTCGGCGACAACCTGTCCATGATCTCGGACACCACCATCGCCGCCACCCGCACCCAGGGCTGCGAGATGGGCGACAAGTTCCGCATGAACTTCCTCATCGTCCTGCCCGCCGCCCTGCTCACCGTGGCCCTGCTCTGGTTCTCGGCCTCGGGCGGCACCGAAGTGGCCCTGCACGACTTCGAGCTGGTCCGCGTCCTGCCCTACATGGCCGTGCTGGTGCTGGCCCTGACCGGGCTCAACGCCTTCATCGTCCTGGCCGCGGGCATTTTGCTCAGCGGTCTGGTGGGCCTGTTCTGCGGCATCCCCGGCGCTGAAGGCCAGATCGTGCCCTACAGCCTGCTCCGCTGGGGGCAGGACATCTACAAGGGCTTCACCGGCATGAACGAGATCATGGTCCTGTCCATGCTCATCGGCGGCCTGGGCGAGCTCATCCGCTACCACGGCGGCATCGCCTGGCTGCTGGCCCGCGTGGACGGCCTGGCCCGGCGCCTGGCCGGGAAAGACGGCCGCAAGGGCTCCTCACGGGTGGGGGAATCCTGCATCGCCCTGCTGGCCAGCCTGGCCGACATCTGCACGGCCAACAACACCGTGGCCATCATCCTCACCGGCGGCCTGGCCCGCGAGATCGCCCTCAAGAACGGCATCGACCCGCGCCGCAGCGCCAGCCTGCTGGACATCTTTTCCTGCGTCTTCCAGGGCCTGATCCCCTGGGCCGCCCAGCTGCTGCTGGCCGGTTCCCTGTCCAGGATCTCGCCGCTGGAGATCACCATCAACAACTGGTACTGCATGCTGCTGGCCGTGGCCGGCACCCTGGCCATCATCCTGGGCCTGCCCCGCGTCAAGGCCCGCAGTACGGAGGTCTGA
- a CDS encoding long-chain-fatty-acid--CoA ligase translates to MTTPSQTETARPLDGATENILDDGQRPGWWRHFAGHEDTECVIRPMHLASLLDRAARTHGDRLAIRFQNFQMTYRRLHEAAERFAEALRLRGVKPGQRVAVMLPNIPQTVIAFWGIMKAGAVAVMTNPLYMEKELLHHFNDAGAEVLVTLDLLWAKLEPLRNRLPLRLVVVTGIADGLAFPLNWLYRLKARREGQVPQVPYGQDVLRWKDFIKVRGRFSVPTDEDPGDALALLQYTGGTSGQPKGAMLGHACLSAQMQQLLAILHMDWENCKPMSFLSIMPFFHVFGLVGNIILPTALAATTIPVPRYTPADLLRTIARFRPTFFVGAPSVYMSLMQQKDITKYDLTCIEICVSGSAPFPTEALRRWVSMTHASITEGFGLTEASPCVTANPLDGPQKEGSIGVAFPHTEIRIVDINDSSRVLGPHEEGEMLVRGPQVMQGYWNRPEETAATLADGWLHTGDIAYYDEEGYYYIVDRKKDLVIVGGYNVYPREVDEVLYEHPKVAEAVAVGVKHPTRGEVLKAYVVPRPGETLTTAELTAHCRTHLANYKVPKFFEFREELPKSLIGKVLRRILRDEEAVRVARGQGDEDRLLPTPDRPAAVPTRAQALGRQAGELLEDAREKMGSLRGQAGEMVEEARQKAGELRRQSGAVVGGARQKAGELLDEARGKAGEMMEEARQKAGELRRQSGEMVDKARDRAGELGQQAGELLEDAREKMGSLRGQAEEMVEEARQKAGELRRQSGAVVGGARQKAGELLHEACDKAGELGQQAGELLDKARGRGDDGKK, encoded by the coding sequence ATGACTACCCCTTCGCAGACGGAAACGGCCCGCCCCCTGGACGGCGCCACGGAAAATATCCTGGACGACGGACAACGCCCCGGCTGGTGGCGGCATTTTGCGGGGCACGAGGACACGGAATGCGTCATCCGGCCCATGCATCTGGCCTCGCTGCTGGACAGGGCCGCCCGGACGCACGGCGACCGTCTGGCCATCCGTTTCCAGAATTTCCAGATGACCTACCGCCGTCTGCACGAGGCGGCGGAGCGCTTTGCCGAGGCCCTGCGCCTGCGCGGCGTCAAGCCCGGCCAGCGGGTGGCCGTCATGCTGCCCAACATCCCGCAGACCGTCATCGCCTTCTGGGGCATCATGAAGGCCGGGGCCGTGGCGGTGATGACCAATCCGCTCTACATGGAAAAGGAGCTGCTGCACCATTTCAATGATGCCGGGGCCGAAGTGCTGGTGACCCTGGATCTGCTCTGGGCCAAGCTCGAGCCCCTGCGCAACCGCCTGCCCCTGCGCCTGGTCGTGGTCACGGGCATCGCCGACGGCCTGGCCTTCCCGCTCAACTGGCTGTACCGCCTCAAGGCCCGCCGTGAGGGCCAGGTGCCGCAGGTGCCCTACGGGCAGGACGTGCTGCGCTGGAAGGATTTCATCAAGGTCCGCGGCCGCTTCAGCGTGCCCACCGACGAGGACCCCGGTGACGCCCTGGCCCTGCTCCAGTACACGGGCGGCACCTCCGGCCAGCCCAAGGGCGCCATGCTGGGCCATGCCTGCCTCTCGGCCCAGATGCAGCAGCTGCTGGCCATCCTGCACATGGACTGGGAAAACTGCAAGCCCATGTCCTTCCTGAGCATCATGCCCTTCTTCCACGTCTTCGGCCTGGTGGGCAACATCATCCTGCCCACGGCCCTGGCGGCCACCACCATCCCGGTGCCGCGCTACACGCCCGCCGACCTGCTGCGGACCATCGCCCGCTTCCGCCCCACCTTCTTCGTGGGAGCGCCTTCGGTCTACATGTCGCTCATGCAGCAGAAGGACATCACGAAATACGACCTCACCTGCATCGAGATCTGCGTCTCCGGCTCGGCGCCGTTCCCCACCGAGGCCCTGCGCCGCTGGGTGAGCATGACCCATGCCAGCATCACCGAAGGTTTCGGTCTGACCGAAGCCTCGCCCTGCGTCACGGCCAATCCGCTGGACGGCCCGCAGAAGGAAGGCTCCATCGGCGTGGCCTTCCCCCATACCGAGATCCGCATCGTGGACATCAACGACAGCAGCCGCGTCCTGGGCCCCCATGAGGAAGGCGAGATGCTGGTGCGCGGCCCGCAGGTCATGCAGGGCTACTGGAACCGCCCCGAGGAGACGGCCGCCACCCTGGCCGACGGCTGGCTGCATACGGGCGACATCGCCTATTATGACGAAGAGGGCTATTACTACATCGTGGACCGCAAGAAGGACCTGGTCATCGTGGGGGGCTACAATGTCTACCCCCGCGAAGTGGACGAGGTCCTGTACGAACATCCCAAGGTGGCCGAGGCCGTGGCCGTGGGCGTCAAGCATCCCACCCGCGGCGAAGTGCTCAAGGCCTATGTGGTGCCCCGCCCCGGCGAGACCCTGACCACGGCCGAGCTGACGGCCCACTGCCGGACGCATCTGGCCAATTACAAGGTGCCCAAGTTCTTCGAGTTCCGCGAGGAACTGCCCAAGAGCCTCATCGGCAAGGTGCTGCGCCGTATCCTGCGTGACGAGGAAGCCGTGCGCGTGGCCCGGGGGCAGGGCGACGAGGACCGCCTGCTGCCCACGCCGGACCGGCCCGCCGCGGTGCCCACCCGTGCCCAGGCCCTGGGCCGGCAGGCGGGCGAGCTGCTGGAAGACGCCCGGGAAAAGATGGGCTCCCTGCGCGGCCAGGCCGGAGAGATGGTGGAGGAAGCCCGCCAGAAAGCCGGAGAGCTGCGCCGCCAGAGCGGTGCAGTGGTGGGCGGGGCCCGCCAGAAGGCCGGCGAACTGCTGGACGAGGCTCGCGGCAAGGCCGGGGAGATGATGGAGGAAGCGCGCCAGAAAGCCGGTGAACTGCGCCGCCAGAGCGGCGAGATGGTGGACAAGGCGCGCGACAGGGCGGGCGAACTGGGCCAGCAGGCGGGCGAGCTGCTGGAAGACGCCCGGGAAAAGATGGGTTCCCTGCGCGGCCAGGCCGAAGAGATGGTGGAGGAAGCCCGCCAGAAGGCCGGAGAGCTGCGCCGCCAGAGCGGTGCAGTGGTGGGCGGGGCCCGTCAGAAGGCCGGAGAGCTGCTGCATGAGGCCTGCGACAAAGCCGGTGAGCTGGGCCAGCAGGCCGGAGAACTGCTGGACAAGGCCCGCGGCAGGGGCGACGACGGGAAAAAGTAA